In Gadus chalcogrammus isolate NIFS_2021 chromosome 11, NIFS_Gcha_1.0, whole genome shotgun sequence, a single window of DNA contains:
- the LOC130391414 gene encoding E3 ubiquitin-protein ligase TRIM39-like: MASANTSWSEENFSCPICLDVFSSPVSTPCGHNFCRTCINRFWDEKVQCKCPICNKMFDTRPDPQVNILVSEMADQFRATVRVKEQPCVEPGEVPCDVCTGTQLKAVKSCLVCFMSYCQTHLEPHQRVTGLKKHRLVEPMDRLEDRMCKKHDRLLELFCQTEQECVCQYCTEADHKSHPVVPLKEEYEVKTALLGKIEAEVQLMIQERKLKIKEIKDTVEYSKKDADRVIADGGQVFTALMRRVKKCRDDFNQKVKKRLKTTEKQAEDLIKELEREREDLTNRSSEVKWLSHTKDQLHFLQAIRSLKDPPPPRDWTTVEVCPPSYAGTLMRSLVQLEETLNMEMKKLREAAELKRVQQYEVDVTLDPDTANPILILSEDGKQVHDGGVVKKLPDNPKRFNLFTCVLTRQSFSSGRFYFEVQVKDKTAWWLGVARESIDRTGWTGLSPENGYWTLYYNKDKLVFRDDPSVRLPLRAELQKVGVFVDYDEGLVSFYDVEARVHIYSATGCAFTEPLYPLLCPWYQEGGTNSAPLIISPVNQTD; encoded by the coding sequence atggcctctgctaacacttcctggtctgaagagaacttttcctgtcccatctgtctggatgtgttcagcagcccagtttccacaccgtgtggacacaacttctgcagaacctgcaTTAATAGATTCTGGGATGAAAAAGTCCAGTGCAAATGTCCTATTTGTAACAAGATGTTCGACACTAGACCTGATCCACAGGTCAATATCCTTGTATCAGAGATGGCTGATCAGTTTAGAGCGACCGTACGAGTAAaggagcagccttgtgttgaaccaggagaagttccctgtgacgtctgcactgggacccagctgaaggctgtgaagtcctgcctagtgtgttttatgtcttactgccaaacccacctggagccacatcagagagtcacaggcctgaagaaacatcggctggtcgagcctatggaccgtctggaagacaggatgtgtaagaaacacgaccgacttctggagctcttctgccagactgaacaggagtgtgtgtgtcagtactgCACAGAGgcagaccacaagtcccatcctgttgtacctctaaaggaggaatatgaagtgaagacggccctgctggggaagatagaggctgaagttcagctgatgatccaggagagaaaactAAAGATTAAGGAGATAAAAGACACAGTTGAATATAGCAAGAAAGACGCAGACAGAGTGATAGCCGATGGTGGGCAGGTCTTCACTGCTTTGATGCGTCGCGTTAAAAAGTGCAGAGATGATTTCAACCAAAAAGTTAAAAAGAGACTGAaaaccacagagaaacaagctgaagacctcatcaaagagctggagcggGAAagagaagatctgaccaatagaagctcagaggtgaagtggctctcacacactaaagaccagctccacttcctccaggccatcagatccctgaaggatcctccaccccccagggactggaccacggtggaggtctgTCCTCCGTCATACGCAGGGACCTTGATGAGATCCCTggttcagctggaggagacactgaacatggagatgaagaagctgcgtgaagctgctgaactgaagagggtccagcagtatgaagtggatgtgactctggatcctgatacagcaaATCCCATACTCATCCtatctgaggatgggaaacaagtacatgatggtggtgtagtgaagaaactcccagacaaccctaagagatttaacTTGTTTACAtgtgttctcacgaggcagagcttctcctcagggagattttactttgaggtccaggttaaagacaagactgcatggtggttaggagtggccagagagtccatagACAGAACAGGTTGGACAGGGTTAAGCCCTGAGAACGGTTACTGGACTCTTTACTACAACAAGGATAAGTTGGTATTTAGAGATGACCcttctgtccgtctccctctgagagctgagctccagaaggtgggggtgtttgttgattatgatgagggtctggtctccttctatgatgtggaagccagggttcatatctactctgctacagGCTGCGCCTtcactgagcctctctatccactcCTCTGTCCATGGTATCAGGAAGGAGGTacaaactctgcccccctgatcatctcacctgtcaatcaaacagactag
- the LOC130391413 gene encoding acyl-CoA dehydrogenase family member 11-like isoform X1, protein MSAGSMRLNHNTSAAWLRFLLRGQPTCRPALQVRGVSAVQPGTSAPDEAAARDPHSPPLFSRSRTGRFFQAQPQLKNPFLEDPLLGRYLRRHLPPQQAVFSDLQAFGERISGEVDAWGRECEVNPPRLVPFDPWGRRVDHIVTSPAWQRMKELSAREGLVAIGYERSCGEWSRVHQVSKLFLYSPSSGLFTCPLAMTDGAAKVIQSLGVPPAVDSAYRRLTSRDPERFWTSGQWMTERRGGSDVAAGTETLAEPQPDGSYRLHGFKWFTSATDADMTLPLGRVVGRHGSTPPGSRGLSLFYAEVRRDPEGRLEGIEVQRLKDKLGTRQMPTGAAAGRPASAPDKGMQVEVRVNMEWFTGKVVAVEVNKKSVCWKVKFDYVPRSTPKDRWVFKGGEDVRLMRPASPVSQTPDTQQEAEKGPARMEPDTTQPGTSREVTGSMVSMMRTMLRYFFPPDFRIPKDDVNGMTAEELVAFPLKEYFQQYELGLQSLCNSYQSRADAKAKAVEEKSSNAETKLKEADEKLQKLRANIVSLLQKVQEDIDINTDDELDAYIEDLLNRGD, encoded by the exons ATGTCCGCCGGGTCGATGCGTCTGAACCACAACACGAGTGCAGCCTGGCTGAGGTTCCTCCTCCGGGGTCAGCCCACCTGTAGACCCGCCCTGCAGGTCAGAGGGGTCAGCGCCGTCCAGCCAGGGACCTCTGCCCCCGACGAGGCCGCCGCCCGggacccccactcccccccgcTGTTCTCCAGATCCAGGACCGGTCGGTTCTTCCAGGCCCAGCCTCAGCTGAAGAACCCCTTTCTAGAAGACCCTCTGTTAGGGAGGTACCTCAGGAGACACCTGCCCCCCCAG caGGCCGTGTTCTCAGACCTGCAGGCGTTTGGGGAGAGGATCTCAGGTGAGGTGGACGCCTGGGGGCGAGAGTGTGAGGTCAACCCCCCCAGGCTCGTCCCCTTTGACCCTTGGGGTAGAAGGGTGGACCACATCGTGACCTCGCCCGCCTGGCAGCGCATGAAAGAGCTGTCTGCCAGGGAGGGGCTGGTTGCCATCGGCTACGAGAGGTCGTGTGGTGAATGGAG tcgCGTCCACCAGGTGAGTAAGCTGTTCCTCTACTCCCCGTCGTCCGGTCTGTTCACCTGTCCTCTGGCCATGACCGACGGAGCGGCCAAGGTCATCCAG TCTCTCGGGGTGCCGCCGGCCGTTGACTCCGCCTACAGGAGGTTGACCTCTCGCGACCCCGAGCGGTTCTGGACGTCTGGCCAGTGGATGACCGAGCGGAGGGGCGGATCGGACGTGG CCGCTGGCACGGAGACGCTGGCCGAGCCCCAGCCGGACGGGTCCTACCGGCTCCACGGCTTCAAGTGGTTCACCTCCGCCACGGACGCCGACATGACCCTCCCCCTGGGCCGGGTGGTGGGCCGCCATGGATCCACCCCCCCG ggCAGCCGGGGTCTGTCCCTGTTCTACGCTGAGGTCCGCCGGGACCCCGAGGGCCGGCTGGAGGGCATCGAGGTCCAGCGGCTGAAGGACAAACTGGGGACCCGCCAGATGCCCAccggagctgctgctggacggCCTGCCAGCGCACCGG ACAAGGGCATGCAGGTGGAGGTGCGGGTGAACATGGAGTGGTTCACGGGGAAGGTGGTGGCAGTGGAGGTGAACAAGAAGAGCGTCTGCTGGAAGGTCAAGTTCGACTACGTCCCGAGATCCACGCCCAAAGACCGCTG ggtgttTAAGGGGGGGGAGGACGTGCGGTTAATGCGGCCGGCGTCGCCCGTCTCCCAGACTCCCGACACCCAGCAGGAGGCGGAGAAGGGCCCCGCCCGCATGGAGCCCGACACCACCCAGCCGGGGACCAGCCGCGAGGTCACCGGCAGCATGGTCTCCATGATGAG gACGATGTTGCGTTACTTCTTCCCTCCTGATTTCCGGATCCCTAAGGACGATGTGAACGGTATGAcggcggaggagctggtggcGTTCCCTCTG AAGGAGTATTTCCAGCAGTACGAGCTGGGCCTGCAGTCGCTGTGTAACTCGTACCAGAGCCGGGCGGACGCCAAAGCCAAGGCcgtggaggagaagagcagcAACGCCGAGACCAAACTCAAGGAGGCAGACGAGAAGCTGCAGAAGCTGAGGGCCAACATCGTCTCTCTGCTGCAGAAAGTGCAAGAG gacaTCGACATCAACACAGACGATGAGCTGGACGCCTACATAGAGGACCTGCTCAACAGGGGAGACTGA
- the LOC130391413 gene encoding acyl-CoA dehydrogenase family member 11-like isoform X2 — protein MSAGSMRLNHNTSAAWLRFLLRGQPTCRPALQVRGVSAVQPGTSAPDEAAARDPHSPPLFSRSRTGRFFQAQPQLKNPFLEDPLLGRYLRRHLPPQAVFSDLQAFGERISGEVDAWGRECEVNPPRLVPFDPWGRRVDHIVTSPAWQRMKELSAREGLVAIGYERSCGEWSRVHQVSKLFLYSPSSGLFTCPLAMTDGAAKVIQSLGVPPAVDSAYRRLTSRDPERFWTSGQWMTERRGGSDVAAGTETLAEPQPDGSYRLHGFKWFTSATDADMTLPLGRVVGRHGSTPPGSRGLSLFYAEVRRDPEGRLEGIEVQRLKDKLGTRQMPTGAAAGRPASAPDKGMQVEVRVNMEWFTGKVVAVEVNKKSVCWKVKFDYVPRSTPKDRWVFKGGEDVRLMRPASPVSQTPDTQQEAEKGPARMEPDTTQPGTSREVTGSMVSMMRTMLRYFFPPDFRIPKDDVNGMTAEELVAFPLKEYFQQYELGLQSLCNSYQSRADAKAKAVEEKSSNAETKLKEADEKLQKLRANIVSLLQKVQEDIDINTDDELDAYIEDLLNRGD, from the exons ATGTCCGCCGGGTCGATGCGTCTGAACCACAACACGAGTGCAGCCTGGCTGAGGTTCCTCCTCCGGGGTCAGCCCACCTGTAGACCCGCCCTGCAGGTCAGAGGGGTCAGCGCCGTCCAGCCAGGGACCTCTGCCCCCGACGAGGCCGCCGCCCGggacccccactcccccccgcTGTTCTCCAGATCCAGGACCGGTCGGTTCTTCCAGGCCCAGCCTCAGCTGAAGAACCCCTTTCTAGAAGACCCTCTGTTAGGGAGGTACCTCAGGAGACACCTGCCCCCCCAG GCCGTGTTCTCAGACCTGCAGGCGTTTGGGGAGAGGATCTCAGGTGAGGTGGACGCCTGGGGGCGAGAGTGTGAGGTCAACCCCCCCAGGCTCGTCCCCTTTGACCCTTGGGGTAGAAGGGTGGACCACATCGTGACCTCGCCCGCCTGGCAGCGCATGAAAGAGCTGTCTGCCAGGGAGGGGCTGGTTGCCATCGGCTACGAGAGGTCGTGTGGTGAATGGAG tcgCGTCCACCAGGTGAGTAAGCTGTTCCTCTACTCCCCGTCGTCCGGTCTGTTCACCTGTCCTCTGGCCATGACCGACGGAGCGGCCAAGGTCATCCAG TCTCTCGGGGTGCCGCCGGCCGTTGACTCCGCCTACAGGAGGTTGACCTCTCGCGACCCCGAGCGGTTCTGGACGTCTGGCCAGTGGATGACCGAGCGGAGGGGCGGATCGGACGTGG CCGCTGGCACGGAGACGCTGGCCGAGCCCCAGCCGGACGGGTCCTACCGGCTCCACGGCTTCAAGTGGTTCACCTCCGCCACGGACGCCGACATGACCCTCCCCCTGGGCCGGGTGGTGGGCCGCCATGGATCCACCCCCCCG ggCAGCCGGGGTCTGTCCCTGTTCTACGCTGAGGTCCGCCGGGACCCCGAGGGCCGGCTGGAGGGCATCGAGGTCCAGCGGCTGAAGGACAAACTGGGGACCCGCCAGATGCCCAccggagctgctgctggacggCCTGCCAGCGCACCGG ACAAGGGCATGCAGGTGGAGGTGCGGGTGAACATGGAGTGGTTCACGGGGAAGGTGGTGGCAGTGGAGGTGAACAAGAAGAGCGTCTGCTGGAAGGTCAAGTTCGACTACGTCCCGAGATCCACGCCCAAAGACCGCTG ggtgttTAAGGGGGGGGAGGACGTGCGGTTAATGCGGCCGGCGTCGCCCGTCTCCCAGACTCCCGACACCCAGCAGGAGGCGGAGAAGGGCCCCGCCCGCATGGAGCCCGACACCACCCAGCCGGGGACCAGCCGCGAGGTCACCGGCAGCATGGTCTCCATGATGAG gACGATGTTGCGTTACTTCTTCCCTCCTGATTTCCGGATCCCTAAGGACGATGTGAACGGTATGAcggcggaggagctggtggcGTTCCCTCTG AAGGAGTATTTCCAGCAGTACGAGCTGGGCCTGCAGTCGCTGTGTAACTCGTACCAGAGCCGGGCGGACGCCAAAGCCAAGGCcgtggaggagaagagcagcAACGCCGAGACCAAACTCAAGGAGGCAGACGAGAAGCTGCAGAAGCTGAGGGCCAACATCGTCTCTCTGCTGCAGAAAGTGCAAGAG gacaTCGACATCAACACAGACGATGAGCTGGACGCCTACATAGAGGACCTGCTCAACAGGGGAGACTGA
- the LOC130391419 gene encoding E3 ubiquitin-protein ligase TRIM39-like — MASANTSWSEENFSCPICLDVFSSPVSTPCGHNFCRTCINKFWDEQVQCKCPICNKIFDTRPDPQVNIFVSEMADLFRTTVRVKEQPCFEPGEVPCDVCTGTQLKAVKSCLMCFMSYCQTHLDPHQRVAGLKKHRLVEPMDRLEDRMCKKHDRLLELFCQTEQECVCQFCTEGDHRSHPVVPLKEEYEVKTALLGKIEAEVQQMIQERKLKIKEIKDTVEFNNKIADGVIADGGQVFTALMRRVEKCRDDFNQTVKERLKTTEKQAEDLIKELEQEIEDLTNRSSEVKPLSHTEDHLHFLQAFRSLKDPPPTRDWTTVEVRPPSYVGTLRRSLDQLEETLNMEMKKLRDAELKRVQQYEVDVTLDPDTAHHRLILSEDGKQVHDGDEEEELPDNPKRFTGYRCVLTRQSFSSGRFYFEVQVKDNTEWGLGVARESIDRRSWIGWTPKTGYWTLY, encoded by the coding sequence atggcctctgctaacacttcctggtctgaagagaacttttcctgtcccatctgtctggatgtgttcagcagcccagtttccacaccgtgtggacacaacttctgcagaacctgcaTTAATAAattctgggatgaacaagtccagTGCAAATGTCCTATTTGTAACAAGATTTTCGACACTAGACCTGATCCACAGGTCAATATCTTTGTATCAGAGATGGCTGATCTGTTTAGAACGACCGTACGAGTAAAGGAGCAGCCTTGTTTTGAACcaggagaagttccctgtgacgtctgcactgggacccagctgaaggctgtgaagtcctgcctaatgtgttttatgtcttactgccaaacccacctggatccacatcagagagtcgcaggcctgaaaaaacatcggctggtcgagcctatggaccgtctggaagacaggatgtgtaagaaacacgaccgacttctggagctcttctgccagactgaacaggagtgtgtgtgtcagttctgcacagagggTGACCAcaggtcccatcctgttgtacctctaaaggaggaatatgaagtgaagacggccctgctggggaagatagaggctgaagttcagcagatgatccaggagagaaaactaaagattaaggagatcaaAGACACAGTAGAATTTAACAACAAAATCGCAGACGGAGTGATAGCCGATGGTGGGCAGGTCTTCACTGCTTTGATGCGTCGCGTTGAAAAGTGCAGAGATGATTTCAACCAAACAGTTAAAGAGAGACTGAaaaccacagagaaacaagctgaagacctcatcaaagagctggagcaggaaatagaagatctgaccaatagaagctcagaggtgaagccactctcacacactgaagaccacctccacttcctccaggccttcagatccctgaaggatcctccacccaccagggactggaccacggtggaggtccgtcctccttcatacgtagggaccttgaggagatccctggatcagctggaggagacgctgaacatggagatgaagaagctgcgtgatgctgaactgaagagggtccagcagtatgaagtggatgtgactctggatcctgatacagctcatcacagactcatcctgtctgaggatgggaaacaagtacatgatggagatgaagaggaggaactcccagacaaccctaagagatttacaggGTATAGAtgtgttctcacgaggcagagcttctcctcagggagattttactttgaggtgcAGGTTAAAGACAACACTGAATGGGgtttaggagtggccagagagtccatcgacagaaGAAGTTGGATAGGGTGGACCCCTAAGACGGGTTACTGGACTCTTTACTAA
- the LOC130391416 gene encoding zinc finger protein RFP-like: MIQETKLKIKEIKDIVELSNKDADGVIADGGQVFTALIGCVEKCRDDFNQTVKERLKTTEKQAEDLIKELEQEIEDLTNRSSEVKPLSHTEDHLHFLQAFRSLKGSSTPQDWTTVEVRPPSYVGTLWRSLDQLEETLNMEMKKLRDDAELKRVQQYEVDVTLDPDTAHPQLILSEDGKQVHDGGVRKVLPYNPKRFIGYTCVLTRQSFSSGRFYFEVQVKDKTAWGLGVARESINRKGGTEWTPENGYWTLYYNKDELVFRDKPGVRLPLRAELQKVGVFVDYDEGLVSFYDVEARVHIYSATGCTFTEPLYPLLDPWYQEGGTNSDPLIISPVNQTD; this comes from the coding sequence atgatccaggagacaaaactaaagattaaggagatcaaAGACATAGTGGAACTGAGCAACAAAGACGCAGACGGAGTGATAGCCGATGGTGGGCAGGTCTTCACTGCTCTGATAGGCTGTGTTGAAAAGTGCAGAGATGATTTCAACCAAACAGTTAAAGAGAGACTGAaaaccacagagaaacaagctgaagacctcatcaaagagctggagcaggaaatagaagatctgaccaatagaagctcagaggtgaagccactctcacacactgaagaccacctccacttcctccaggccttcagatccctgaaaggatcctccaccccccaggactggaccacggtggaggtccgtcctccgtcatacgtagggaccttgtggagatccctggatcagctggaggagacactgaacatggagatgaagaagctgcgtgatgatgctgaactgaagagggtccagcagtatgaggTAGATGtcactctggatcctgatacagctcatccccagctcatcctgtctgaggatgggaaacaagtacatgatggaggtgtgagGAAGGTACTCCCatacaaccctaagagatttataGGGTATACAtgtgttctcacgaggcagagcttctcctcagggagattttactttgaggtccaggttaaagacaagactgcatggggtttaggagtggccagagagtccatcaacAGAAAAGGTGGGACAGAGTGGACCCCTGAGAACGGTTACTGGACTCTTTACTACAACAAGGATGAGTTGGTATTTAGAGATAAACCTggtgtccgtctccctctgagagctgagctccagaaggtgggggtgtttgttgattatgatgagggtctggtctccttctatgatgtggaagccagggttcatatctactctgctacggGCTGCACCTtcactgagcctctctatccactcCTCGATCCATGGTATCAGGAAGGAGGTACAAACTCTgaccccctgatcatctcacctgtcaatcaaacagactaa
- the LOC130391415 gene encoding E3 ubiquitin-protein ligase TRIM39-like — translation MASANTSWSEENFSCPICLDVFSSPVSTPCGHNFCRTCINRFWDEKVQCKCPICNKMFDTRPDPQVNILVSEMADQFRATVRVKEQPCVEPGEVPCDVCTGTQLKAVKSCLVCFMSYCQTHLEPHQRVTVLKKHRLVEPMDRLEDRMCKKHDRLLELFCQTEQECVCQYCTEADHKSHPVVPLKEEYEVKTALLGKIEAEVQLMIQERKLKIKEIKDTVEYSKKDADRVIADGGQVFTALMRRVKKCRDDFNQKVKKRLKTTEKQAEDLIKELEREREDLTNRSSEVKRLSHTKDQLHFLQAFRSLKDPPPPRDWTTVEVCPPSYAGTLMRSLVQLEETLNMEMKKLREAAELKRVQQYEVDVTLDPDTANPILILSEDGKQVHDGGVVKKLPDNPKRFTGYTCVLTRQSFSSGRFYFEVQVKDKTAWWLGVARESIERKGWTGLSPENGYWTLYYNKDKLVFRDNPAVDLPLRAELQKVGLFVDYDEGLLSFYDVEARVHIYSATGCTFTEPLYPLLCPWYQGVTNSAPLIISPVNQTD, via the coding sequence atggcctctgctaacacttcctggtctgaagagaacttttcctgtcccatctgtctggatgtgttcagcagcccagtttccacaccgtgtggacacaacttctgcagaacctgcaTTAATAGATTCTGGGATGAAAAAGTCCAGTGCAAATGTCCTATTTGTAACAAGATGTTCGACACTAGACCTGATCCACAGGTCAATATCCTTGTATCAGAGATGGCTGATCAGTTTAGAGCGACCGTACGAGTAAaggagcagccttgtgttgaaccaggagaagttccctgtgacgtctgcactgggacccagctgaaggctgtgaagtcctgcctagtgtgttttatgtcttactgccaaacccacctggagccacatcagagagtcacagtcctgaagaaacatcggctggtcgagcctatggaccgtctggaagaccggatgtgtaagaaacacgaccgacttctggagctcttctgccagactgaacaggagtgtgtgtgtcagtactgCACAGAGgcagaccacaagtcccatcctgttgtacctctaaaggaggaatatgaagtgaagacggccctgctggggaagatagaggctgaagttcagctgatgatccaggagagaaaactAAAGATTAAGGAGATAAAAGACACAGTTGAATATAGCAAGAAAGACGCAGACAGAGTGATAGCCGATGGTGGGCAGGTCTTCACTGCTTTGATGCGTCGCGTTAAAAAGTGCAGAGATGATTTCAACCAAAAAGTTAAAAAGAGACTGAaaaccacagagaaacaagctgaagacctcatcaaagagctggagcggGAAagagaagatctgaccaatagaagctcagaggtgaagcggctctcacacactaaagaccagctccacttcctccaggccttcagatccctgaaggatcctccaccccccagggactggaccacggtggaggtctgTCCTCCGTCATACGCAGGGACCTTGATGAGATCCCTggttcagctggaggagacactgaacatggagatgaagaagctgcgtgaagctgctgaactgaagagggtccagcagtatgaagtggatgtgactctggatcctgatacagcaaATCCCATACTCATCCtatctgaggatgggaaacaagtacatgatggtggtgtagtgaagaaactcccagacaaccctaagagatttacaggGTATACAtgtgttctcacgaggcagagcttctcctcagggagattttactttgaggtccaggttaaagacaagactgcatggtggttaggagtggccagagagtccatagAGAGAAAAGGTTGGACAGGGTTAAGCCCTGAGAACGGTTACTGGACTCTTTACTACAACAAGGATAAGTTGGTATTTAGAGATAACCCTGCTGTCgatctccctctgagagctgagctccagaaggtggggttgtttgttgattatgatgagggtctgctctccttctatgatgtggaagccagggttcatatctactctgctactggctgcaccttcactgagcctctctatccactcCTCTGTCCATGGTATCAAGGAGTTacaaactctgcccccctgatcatctcacctgtcaatcaaacagactag